One window of Candidatus Nitrospira kreftii genomic DNA carries:
- a CDS encoding hypothetical protein (conserved membrane protein of unknown function) produces MTLIDNFFDTPIAAGISALALLTIGLLLKKGQGRRWVLSLSLLLYIRYMVWRALYTIPTDDVSSLVIGWTVYLAELYGLCQFCFFTYQSWSPTDRQPEPITNYPTVDIMVTVVDEPLSLLRQTLIGCQSLEYPRDRFNVYVLDDGRRLEAKRMATALGCGYIRRPDHPRHAKAGNLNHALRLTDGDLIAVFDVDHIPARTFLKETIGFFDDPKVAIVQTPHHFYNPDVFQRNLRVGDLVKNEQALFFRSLQTGRDAHNSAFFAGSGGLFRRQPLEEIGGFQTQTITEDIHTSMNLHAKGYTSCYLNRVLSAGLMPETFEGYLKQRKRWAMGCIQILLRDNPLTKRGLTLSQRLDYFGSIFYFFFGLPRLICLIAPLFGLLFQTPPIHANVLLLGLHFFSFYIASALVMRPVSRGSRNPFWSDIYEIAMCFALTWVALKALVTPRTERVFEVTPKGQRIGRNTSTELTLAWPHLLTFGLLVVGLALGIQNLRHGSGDPGLPVSLFWGSVNLLLLTIAMFVASEQTQGRQAFRLNRDFASELFLDDTSVAARILNINEHGAALSLEHPVFTSRDIVTLLLTSSQGTIVRLPGRIIRQERLPSGDVGAGVQFEGLDEATREVLVDKIFGDPASWEETYQFQPGIASSLRSLLFALTAPWRSFNWERRRMLRVHHETPCRLNTSTSFLSGKLEDMSFTGVSVLFPSAPKGSLVGALLDLPRITLKVSPVSVMHRLRTSCVRFRVESIERGEQHWRALHQKHWRQS; encoded by the coding sequence ATGACGCTGATAGACAACTTTTTCGACACTCCTATCGCTGCAGGGATTTCTGCTCTCGCGCTCTTGACTATAGGGCTGCTCCTTAAGAAGGGCCAAGGGCGTCGGTGGGTCCTGAGTCTGAGTCTCCTCTTGTATATCCGCTACATGGTTTGGCGAGCACTCTACACCATACCCACCGACGACGTGAGCAGCCTAGTCATCGGATGGACCGTCTATCTCGCCGAACTGTACGGACTCTGCCAATTTTGCTTCTTCACCTATCAATCTTGGTCACCGACCGACCGTCAACCGGAACCGATCACGAATTACCCGACCGTCGACATCATGGTCACAGTCGTGGATGAACCGCTGTCGCTCTTGCGGCAAACGTTGATAGGCTGTCAATCACTGGAATATCCAAGAGATCGATTCAATGTGTACGTTCTCGATGATGGCCGTCGCCTTGAAGCCAAAAGGATGGCGACTGCACTGGGATGCGGCTATATCAGACGCCCGGATCATCCACGTCATGCCAAGGCAGGAAACCTCAACCATGCTCTTCGCCTGACCGACGGCGATCTCATAGCCGTGTTTGATGTTGACCATATCCCTGCTCGTACATTTCTGAAGGAGACTATCGGATTCTTTGATGACCCAAAAGTAGCCATCGTCCAGACTCCCCATCACTTCTACAATCCCGACGTCTTTCAACGAAATCTGCGAGTAGGTGATCTCGTCAAGAACGAGCAGGCATTGTTCTTCCGCTCCTTACAAACCGGGCGAGACGCGCATAACAGCGCCTTCTTCGCCGGAAGCGGTGGTCTCTTCCGACGACAACCCCTTGAGGAGATCGGTGGCTTCCAAACCCAAACTATCACCGAAGATATCCACACGAGCATGAACCTGCATGCGAAAGGATATACGTCCTGCTACCTCAATCGCGTGCTCTCAGCTGGTCTGATGCCGGAGACGTTTGAAGGGTATCTCAAGCAGCGGAAGCGGTGGGCCATGGGCTGCATTCAGATCCTCCTCCGTGACAACCCTCTCACCAAACGGGGTCTGACCTTGTCACAGCGGCTGGATTATTTCGGGTCGATCTTCTACTTCTTTTTCGGTCTTCCTCGCCTCATTTGTCTGATCGCTCCGCTTTTTGGTCTTTTGTTCCAGACACCACCAATTCATGCCAATGTCCTACTGCTTGGCCTTCATTTCTTTTCTTTCTACATCGCATCAGCACTCGTCATGCGTCCGGTGAGCCGAGGCTCGCGCAACCCATTCTGGTCTGACATCTATGAAATCGCCATGTGCTTCGCGCTCACCTGGGTAGCACTGAAGGCCCTGGTTACGCCCCGGACGGAGCGCGTCTTCGAGGTGACGCCGAAAGGGCAACGGATTGGAAGAAACACGTCCACTGAATTGACGTTGGCCTGGCCGCACTTGCTGACGTTCGGATTGTTGGTCGTAGGTTTGGCATTGGGAATTCAGAACTTGCGCCACGGCAGTGGAGATCCAGGTCTCCCGGTCAGCCTTTTTTGGGGATCCGTCAATCTCTTGCTGTTGACGATCGCAATGTTCGTCGCCAGCGAACAGACGCAGGGCCGACAGGCATTCCGACTGAATCGAGATTTTGCGAGCGAGTTGTTTCTCGATGACACTTCCGTCGCCGCGCGCATTCTCAACATTAATGAACACGGTGCCGCATTGTCACTCGAACACCCCGTATTTACTTCACGGGACATCGTGACCCTTCTTTTGACGTCCTCCCAAGGCACGATAGTACGATTACCTGGCCGAATCATCAGACAGGAACGGTTACCGTCCGGTGACGTGGGAGCCGGGGTTCAGTTCGAAGGACTTGATGAGGCCACGAGAGAGGTGCTTGTTGATAAGATCTTTGGTGATCCTGCATCCTGGGAAGAGACCTATCAATTCCAACCCGGGATAGCGAGCAGTCTACGGTCACTGCTGTTTGCTCTTACCGCTCCATGGAGGTCCTTCAACTGGGAACGGCGCCGGATGCTCCGCGTTCATCACGAGACCCCTTGTCGGCTGAATACTTCGACATCTTTCCTGTCCGGTAAGTTGGAAGATATGTCTTTCACCGGCGTGAGCGTCCTCTTCCCTTCAGCTCCGAAAGGGTCGTTAGTCGGAGCACTATTAGATCTGCCTCGTATCACTCTTAAGGTAAGCCCGGTATCCGTCATGCACCGCCTCCGCACGAGCTGTGTCCGTTTCAGAGTCGAGAGTATCGAACGAGGCGAACAGCACTGGAGAGCATTGCACCAGAAGCACTGGAGACAATCGTAA
- a CDS encoding hypothetical protein (conserved exported protein of unknown function): protein MTRYMSFLLATLVLTLLPVRAQAGDVFTGFQIDNKRQYFGYLGVRTPILLMSGGTTIFAQVMTAGLGYSFKSNGQLLDANVQFVVPSFGISQTLGRWTFMALAGPQLRRIEEDRWNATSKIDHQVGVFGQLEALYWNEKGSLHAIGSYADLDNFFWGRLRGKWLTYKSDRGCCPLYAGWDIAGMGNGEFRAVQTGPILEVPISTVFFLVKGGYQNSTSFHSGGYGGVEVYFPF, encoded by the coding sequence ATGACGCGATATATGTCATTCCTATTGGCAACACTTGTCCTGACGCTCTTACCGGTTCGTGCACAGGCGGGTGATGTGTTCACCGGATTTCAGATTGACAATAAGCGTCAATATTTTGGTTATTTAGGCGTGCGGACGCCGATCTTGCTAATGTCAGGCGGAACAACCATTTTTGCCCAGGTGATGACAGCTGGTCTTGGATATAGCTTCAAAAGCAATGGGCAACTGTTGGATGCCAATGTCCAATTTGTCGTTCCGTCTTTTGGGATTTCACAGACACTCGGCAGGTGGACGTTCATGGCACTCGCAGGTCCACAACTGCGCCGAATCGAGGAAGACCGATGGAATGCAACATCGAAGATTGATCATCAGGTCGGAGTATTCGGTCAACTCGAAGCGCTCTACTGGAATGAGAAAGGCAGCCTCCATGCGATAGGATCCTATGCTGATCTCGACAATTTTTTCTGGGGCCGTCTGCGCGGGAAATGGCTGACATACAAGTCCGATCGGGGTTGCTGTCCCCTCTACGCTGGGTGGGATATTGCCGGAATGGGTAATGGAGAATTTCGTGCGGTACAGACAGGCCCAATCTTAGAGGTGCCGATCAGTACGGTGTTCTTTCTGGTAAAAGGCGGGTACCAGAATAGCACTTCTTTCCACAGTGGCGGGTATGGAGGAGTCGAAGTGTATTTTCCATTTTAA